Sequence from the Zeugodacus cucurbitae isolate PBARC_wt_2022May chromosome 2, idZeuCucr1.2, whole genome shotgun sequence genome:
ACATTGatatcatatttcacgatacacctgcaatggatcccgggacatagtgacattcctggaaactgtgtagcagatgaactagccagatttgGCACAACACTGCAGCAggatgctaataaagagggaatttatatacctctggcGACGTGCAGATATctaatagataaacatgctgttgatacggctgaatcacaatggaaacaatcaaCGACTTGTTTCGTAAGTAGACAAACGTAGCCTGAGTGGAGTAAAAGCCGCACATgatgacacaagaacccttgtaggggtgttaacgggacactgtctgattggtagacacgCTAGCAGACTGGGGTTACCTTTtaacgattactgcagaagctgccagaaagaagaagaggaagaaacgattacacaccttcgatgtggatgtaaggctctgtataggaaaagaagcgcaactattggacgcggttttctcgatgatgtgggtgaagttgctcatatcaaattgtctgaactttttcactttattaagaccacagggtggttcaaagatgactctatagtgtgagggatcacagtcccagtggtgttacaatgggcctcccaaaggcctaggtgcgtcgtttgacaactacttaacctaacctaacctaaccctagCGGTTGCCGTTGAACTTCCATTACtcgaatttccataactcggaaGTCCGTTTAACTTGAAGATTTTttaattcgagttatggaagttgaaCTGTTTATCAACATAATTTGTTgttgacaattggactctccaaaccccCGAATTAGTTCTACGGTTAAGTTTCGTAAATTTCGGAAATACTCGTAGAAGTTCATTGCGAAGATTTGTCTTTGAGAACAGGAGTTTGGGTTGATTTGCGaatttattattcataaaaaGTCTTCATGGCATTGGTTTCATTACTGTCTCACTCATAGTATAGATAAAGACTTTAAAAACGATTTCTTTTCTGTAtaacaaacaaataaggaaCTGTCTAATATGCAGTATTATAGAAATTCATTGATTAAATACTCGTTTGACGGCTGAATTAAgtcagaaaaaaaagaaaaaaaagtaaacaattatTGATTTTGAAATCTAAGACGATTTGCAAGGCGATAAGATTACATTAAACCACTTTGCATcacatatattaaatttctgtcAAATATAAGCCGAAAAGCCGAGGCTGTATGAAATATTACTAATAGTACGGTGACAACGAGCACTCAATAAAGTCACACTTAAAGGAAATGTGGAAGCAACTCATACTACTCGCTTTTATACTGGccaactgctcagctacagaagtTAAGAAATGTAAGttggaataataaaaatagaaaaataaggGAAAACTCTTACAAAATCGTAAATGAAAACTTCATCTGCCAAATTCAACAGGTTCCGACGACAAGCCCTTTCCTTTGGCTGTACGCGTGCTGAACTGTGAGATACCACCCTGTGATGTTATCAAAGGCACTGACATGATAttcgaaatcgattttttcgtgAGTAAGTAAAGTATACTGATATGTAATGCACAATTCTCAATGCATCACTGCACCGCTTGCAGTGAAATATGTGACGAAATTGACCACTTTGGTGAGGGCCACCAGCTTCGGCATGACAATACCGTATGAATTGCCCGAAGATGTGCGCGATGTCTGTACGAATCTCATGTACCACGCTTACTGTCCACTTTATGCCACAGAAGACGTGACGTATCTCTTCAAGTTCCCTATTGGTAATTATCCCGAGGTTAGTGTTAAAGTGGAAATATATCTTGTTGATCAGGATAAGGATGTGGCCACATGTTTCGTTTGTAATATTAAAGTGAAGAAGGGACCTACGGGTAATACTACTGTTTATGAAATtgactattaaattttttaatgtgaaaataagggaataaagtgaaataaaaaatgtatattttttgacgGAAAATTCAACTGTGATAACTGGAAATGTgcgcattttaaaattaattaaaccctCAATAATGTGAAATGGACtacttaaaatttaatagtTATATATGACTAGTTAGGAAACCCTGTGTAAAAAACACCATTTCTGGAGGTTTGTGAAGTGGGCTTTGGCTGCAGCGAGTCGACTTAAATTATTGTCCGACTTGTGATTCTTCCAAATCGGGGAATATATCTAGATAATAATGTGTATGGAGCAGCAGTTCTTGGCCTAATTCAACCGTTTTGCCAGTGGCGATGGTAGAGTTGTGAGCCGGTGCGTTGTCCTTTTTTCTCCGCCAAACGGGAACCGTATTTTTGGCAAAGTAGCGTCCTGTGGTGTCTTCTGCTCcagattattattatatttgcaatTCTAGAAAATTGTGGAATTCTTCTTTCCATCCATTGGATCGGTTTTAGAGTTCTTCGCATCCGGTTCGTCGAGCGTAGTCCCTTATTTCGGTTATTCTTTGGCCTTTGGTCTCTGGTGACTGTGTATTTATGTTTTGTCGACGATCACGAATTTAGGGATTACGCTGACAGCGTATAACAGCATTCTTATGTCTAATATTTACTGCGATTTTTTGGGATGCCTATTCTCCCAGCTATCACGCGATGCTTCTATCGATAGTCTAAGCATTTTGTCACGCTATTCTCCGTCAGATAGATCGCGAAGACTGCAGGACATTTCAAGAGCAAaataccagagaaacaatggagcatctcttgtatGTTTCTCATGCATTCTCAAGACAACGGCTCCAGCATTCGGGGGTCTCACAGTAccataatctggaagagatatcGTTAGTAAAATCCTCTAACCTTTGGAATTCGCGTTAAGCGCAGGCATCCCAAAGGATCACTACTTCTCATttactacgtgacggcactccatctgatATCGCAAAGGACGAAAACTACTCTAAGTATGGCCTTCTGGCCTCCGTGAGAGCCGTGGATATTTGCGTTTTCGATAG
This genomic interval carries:
- the LOC105209542 gene encoding uncharacterized protein LOC105209542 translates to MWKQLILLAFILANCSATEVKKCSDDKPFPLAVRVLNCEIPPCDVIKGTDMIFEIDFFVMKYVTKLTTLVRATSFGMTIPYELPEDVRDVCTNLMYHAYCPLYATEDVTYLFKFPIGNYPEVSVKVEIYLVDQDKDVATCFVCNIKVKKGPTGNTTVYEIDY